The nucleotide window TGAGCGAAAACAGATTTTCATCAAAGATAATTTCAAATATTCTGACAAAGGCGAACTGAAGGCGATGCTACTCTTCTCCGATTTGGATTATGAAACGCCTGGCGGACTGACTTTGGCACAAATGGACGCCAACAGAAAACAAGCCAGACCAGCTACCGCAACGCTTCCAGGAGCGAAAGAACAAAATGCAGGAATTCGAAATAAAATGATTTTGGCCGGACTGTCCAATCAATATCAATTGACGAACGGACTTTCGCATTTTGTTTTGGTTCAAGGTTCTTATGTAGATTTTGAAAATCCTTTTATCACCAATTTTGAAAACCGATTTGAAAGCAATTATGCCTTGAGAACGCATTTCAATTATGAGAAAAATTGGGACAGAGTTTCTGCCGAATGGCGATTGGGTTACGAAGGTGCGACCAATCCAATTTATATTAAAAACTTTAATAATAATCTTGGAACAGAAGGCAATCCTCAGAATTTTGATAAGCTGAGAAACAATTCCGGATTCTATTTTCTGTCGCAGAAATTGAATTTTAATGAGCGGTTGTTTACTGATATTTCCATTAGTTTAAATTCGAATTCTTACAAATGGGAAAAGATTTTCCCGACTTCTGAAACTGGAAATGTGAAGTTCAAAAACCAATGGTTGCCCAATTTTGGGATGACCTATGTTTTGGACAAAGGATTTTCTGTGAGAGGGAAAATCGGGAAAGGAAATTCGGCGCCGACGAATGAGGAGATTCGCTCTTCCAATCAGGAATTCAACCTCAATCTCGTTCCGGAATATGGCTGGAATAAGGAAATTGGCGTGCGGAAACAATTTGGGAATACGGTTTTTGTGGAACTGAATTATTTTGATTTCCGAATGAAAGATGCGATTGTTCGAAGACAGAATGACGCCGGACAGGAATATTTTGTGAATCAGGGAAACACGGTTCAGAAAGGTTGGGAATTTCTCTTGGAATCGAAAAGATTTGATTTGAAGAATGAGATTTTGAGTCATTTCAAATTCAGATTTTCGGGAAGCCTTTATGATTTTAAATTTAAAAATTATGTTCAGGGAACTTCGGACTTTTCAGGAAATGCTTTGACCGGCGTTCCAAAAACCACCATCAACAGTTTGCTGAATTTTACGTTCTTTAAAAAATTATCTATAGATTATTCTCAATTTTTGACTTCAAAAATTCCTTTGACGGACGCGAATTCTGTTTGGTCCGAACCTAGTTTGGTTTCGAACATTCAATTCCGATATCCTATTAAATTCGAAAAATCAAGGCTGGATTTGTTTTTCCAAATTCAGAATTTGTACAATGAGGACTATGTTTTGGGATTTGACATTAATGCTTTTGGAAACCGGTTTTACAATCCGTCGGCAAAACGGAATTTTGTGGTGGGCGCAAATATTCAATTGTAAAATTTAAAATTTCTCAGTCAAATATTTCCAATAACGTTTCGGAACGTGCTGAACGTGGAGTTTGATATTTTTTCGTTCCTTGATATTGGTCTTCGTGAAATAACTTTTCCAAAGTTCCTGATAATTAATCTCTTCCTCGTGGAATTTCTGCTGATATTGATTCAGATTGAATGATGAATCCGGGTAGAAAAATTCGCAATTCTCTAAGTCATAAAACAATCCGTAATGGCGTTTGAGGTCATAAATCATCCATTTTTGGTCGGCGTATCGGTCTTTGAAATGTTTGCGAATCAAAGGCAGAACATCAAAATCAGGGTCGATTTTGGCGAAATAAATATCGTCCTTCATTTTCTCAAACCTGACGAATGCTGTCATCCGATGTCTTTCTCTACTTACTGATTTACAGATTTTTGAGATTTGAAGAATGTCATCGTTGGCGAAATTCTGCAAGACATTATCATCCGGACTTTTAATCGATTGCTTGATGGCAGAAAATATTAAATCTTCAGATTCCGGAAGTTCTGAGAGAAAAACCATCAGCAATTGTTTGATGCCGGATTTTCCAATGCTTGTTTCTAATTTCTTTAGAACGCGGTCAGATTTTTCGTTTTGCGTCACAACCTCGTGCATTTCGGCGAACATATTTTCCTGCTGGAATCTTTCTCTGTTTCGGATTTCCACGTCTTTATACTTGTATTCAAAAACTTCGAATACTGTGGTTAAAAGTCCGTCGAAACTGCCGTCGTAGAGGAGGGTTACCAATTATTTATTGCAATCTTTAGTTGAGTTTTCAATTTTACTTTTATCAAATCCTAGAGCAAGTGCTTTTGCAAAGTTTTCGCAAGCTTCCTTTTTTTTATTTTGATTTTGTAGAATTTCTCCTTTTGTTACATAAGCAATCGTATATTTTGAATCGATTGAAATAGATTTTTCTATATCATTTAGTGCCTCTGTATACTTTTTTTGAGTGTTATAAATGTCTGCTCGATTATTATATAATATTTCATCATTTGGATATTGATTGATGAGATTAGAAAAATCATTTAACGCTTCATCTATCTTTCCTTGATGTTTTTTTATAAGAGCAAGACTCACAAAAGCCTCGATTGATTTAGGATTTATTTTGATTGCTTTCTCTACATCTTTGATTGCCAAATCATATTTTCCCTGCTTATCATAAACTTTCGCCCTATTAGTTAAAGCTTTATCATTGTTTGGTTCTAATTCCAGCGCTTTATTATAATCAGTCAAACTCTCATCAAGCTTATTCATATTAAAATATAAAAAGCCTCGATTCAGATAGGGAAATACATACGAATTATCATACTGTATCGCTTTATTCAAGTAAATAAGAGCTTCATCGTATTTATTCATTCTTCGGACAATCATTCCCAAATTTGAATAATGTTGTGCAAGCTTAAGAGGATTTTTTTCCTTTGCTATAAATTCTTTTGTGAGTTTTTCAGCACAATGATAATCTTTTTCATTCAAACATTTTTTTATTTCAGGAGAAGATGATTGAGCAGTTAAAATTCCGAAAAACAGAATCGATAAATAAGTAAAAATTGATTTCATAGTTTTTTCTGTAAAGATAATATTTAAAACAAAGTCAACTGCTGTGAAAACTGATTCTGAAATTTAAAACTAAAAATATCTCGGAACATCTCGACTTCCGTGGAACACTCTTACAATTCGGATATGATTGTCCAAAATCCTGTAGAAAATGAGATGATGGTCTTTTGGAAAGCTGTACAAACCTATTTTTATTTCATTTCGCGTTTTCCCTAATTCTGGATTTGTAAGCAAACTTTGAAAAACGTCTTCAATCTCAGTGAGATATTTTTCCGCTTGTTCAAATCCAAATTCATTCATCGTATAATCGAAAATATCTTCCAAATCTTCATTAGCAATTTCTGATAGAATATAGAATTCTTTAGACATTGCTATTATCTTTCTTCTTGGATTTGATGATTTCTTTTATCGACCTTGAACTTGAATTACCATCCCAACCTTTCTCAATTTCATTTCTCAAATCCTGAATTATGCGATGGCGATAAACTTCGTGGAGACGCAAAGCATCACGTACAACCTCGCTGGCATTCTGAAAATCTCCAGACTCTATCTGTTCGGAAATATAATTTTCCTGCTTTTTTGTGAAACTGACATTCATTTTAAATTCTTTCCTCGAAATTACAATTAATATCCAAATTTAGCAAATATGGACATAATAAAAAATAATTCTTTTATAATTTGAAAAGCAATATTATTTCCTGTTTCTCAGGCTGAGACTCTCGAAGCCCAATATTTAAAACAAAGTCAACTGCTGGGAAAATTGATTTTGGAATTTGGATTGACTTCCGCCGATAATTAATTTTCTCAAATTCAAATCGGTCAAATGTTTCAAGAATGGATTGCCGTAACTGAAATCTATGAAATATTTCGCACGATTGACAGCTGCACCTAACTTTTTCAAATTATCAATATTCAAAACCTGGAAACGTCTGGAGCTAACAATCTTCATCGCCGTTTTCACACCAATTCCCGGAATTCTGAGAATCATTTTATAATCCGCCGTTTGAAGATTGACTGGAAATTGGTCTAAGTGACGCAATGCCCAACTTAATTTAGGGTCCACTTCCAAATCCAGAAACGGCATATTGGAATCCAAAATCTCATCCGCTTTGAAACCATAGAAACGCATCAACCAATCGGATTGATACAAACGATTTTCCCTCAAAACAGGCACTTCCGCCGTGATTGCTGGCAAGCGATTGTCCGACGTGACAGGAATATAACCCGAATAATAGACGCGTTTCATTCCGTAATTTTGGTAGAAATGGTCGGCGACTTTGATGATTTGCAAATCGTTTTCGTTGGTTGCGCCTACAATCATTTGTGTAGATTGTCCTGCTGGAGCAAACTTCGGAACGCTTTTGATGATTTTCTTCTCGTCTTTGTATTGTTGAATTCCTTTTTGAACGATTCGCATTGGTTGCAGCATATCTTCCCGATTTTTATCAGGCGCCAAAAGTTTGAGGCCAGATTCAGTCGGAATTTCTAGGTTTACGGAAAGTCGGTCTGCGTAAAGTGCGGCTTCCTGCATCAGAATATCACTTGCTCCAGGAATTGATTTGAGGTGAATGTAACCGTTGAAGTTATGTTCGTTTCTTAATTTTTTCGCGACACGAACCAAACGTTCCATCGTCGTATCCGCATCTTTGAAAATCCCGGAACTCAGGAACAAACCTTCGATGTAATTCCGACGGTAAAAACTGATGGTCAAATCCACCACTTCTTCCACCGTGAAGGCGGCGCGTTTGATGTCATTCGATTTTCTGGAAACGCAGTAGATGCAATCGTAAATGCAGTGATTGGTCAAAAGGATTTTGAGAAGCGAAACACATCGCCCATCCTCCGTATAAGTGTGACAAATTCCACTGGCAGAACTATCGCCCAATCCCCCATTATTTTTCCTTTTTCCGCCACTTGATGAGCAGGAAACGTCGTACTTGGCAGCATCGGCAAGTATTTCCAGTTTTTCTTTTGTGCGGTCGAAGTTCATATTTTTGGGGGATTTTATTTAGAAGAATTAGGCTCTAAATTTACGTCAAAAATAAGTCCAATTAATTACAATTTTGATAGTTTTTGTCAATTAAGTTACTATTATAATTATTGATAATAATGTTTAGATAATCAAAGTTCATTCTTTATTTCTTTAATGAGTTCTTGAATTTTTTGTCTTTCGTATATTTCCAAATCATCACAATTTGTAAAAGACATGTCTTCCAATTCTTGTATTTGACTCATAAATAGATTTTTAAATTTATTTACACCAATATTAAATCCATTTTTAATATCATTAGATTTTTTAAAATAAAAAGTATCTTTTTCACTTGAAGAATATTCGGATTCCAAATCTTGCGCTAATGAATTATAATAATTAATCGTTTCTTCTAATTCAAATTTTCTAGACGTGAAAATTCTATATTGATTTGCAATCCAATCATTAACTAAAAATCCTGAAAATTTTTCTTGAAACTCCTTTTTAATTTGTTCTTCTGGCAAATCACGTAATTTAATTTCATATTCAAAATCTTCTAATTTAGAATAATAGTTATCCAATGCATTAACTTGTAATATTTTTTCAAAAATTGCGTATAATAAATATATTAGAATTGAGATTTTTATTATCTCAACTTTGTATTCAATAGAAATGTTGTAAATAAAATAAAATGACGAGGAATTAATAATAATACTTAAAATTATCAATAAGAAAATAATCCTATTTTCTGATTTTTGTTTATGACTTTGTATCGTTGGAGGTGAACTAACGTTATTATTTAAATATAAATAGAAGCTCATTATGCAACCCAAAATATATGCAATAAAAAATATTATAGCATATGTTAATAGCTTCCAATCCTTTGTTAATGGAGAAAAAAACAGATATAAATTCAACAGTAAGCCTAAGGGAAACGAAACAAACAAACTTAAAATTTGATAATTATCGAGATTTTCATTCTTAATTACTTTCAGATGTTTAAAATTTTTAAGATTGGGAAACAAATAATAGAAAAAACTTCCATTTATAAAAAGCATATTAAATAAAAATGCAATCAAACAAACCGTTAGTGGTAAATTATCAAATTCAAATATAGAATCAATAAGTAAAAATTCTATACATCCAAATAATTTGTAGGCTGTGAGAATAACAAGTGAATATAAGACATAAGAAGTTATACCAGACTCTCTTTTTCTTTGTAAATTTCTATCAATTAATTTGCTCAAAAATTCTTTCATTATGTTGTTTTTTTAGTCTTTAGATTATTTTACGTAGCAAACAAATATACAAACCAATCCTCAAAAATCTCCCAAAATCCTTATCTTTACAAACATAAAATTTTACTATGAACCATCAACCGGTTGAAGGTTTTTCCAAATTGTCAAAACAGGGAAAAATCGATTGGCTAATCAAAGAATATCTCGACGGAAACAAAGAACACGAAACGGTTCTCACTCAATATTGGAACGAAAATCCAGACCTGCAAAAACTGCACGACGAATTCTCGGAAAACACAATTTCCAATTTCTTTATGCCTTACGGAATTGCTCCAAACTTCCTGATTGACGGAAAACTTTTGGCTCTTCCAATGGCCGTTGAAGAAAGTTCTGTAGTGGCTGCAGCGAGTAAAGCGGCAAAATTCTGGATTGACAAAGGTGGTTTCAAAACAACGATTATCAATACAGAAAAACTGGGTCACACGCATTTTATCTTCAAGACCGAAGCTCATAAACTTCTTCATTTTTTCAATTTTAAACTGAAGAAAAAATTGTTGGAGGCCACGGAAGATATTACCAAAAATATGCGCAACCGAGGTGGCGGAATTCTGAATATCAAGCTCATCGACAAAACGGCTGAGCTGGAAGATTATTTCCAATTGAAAGCGAGTTTTGATACCGTGGATTCTATGGGCGCGAATTTCATTAATTCTTGTCTGGAACAATTCGGAAAAACTTTGAAAGAAGAAGTTGCCAACGAGGAAAGTTTCTCTCAGGAAGAAAAGGATTCGTTGCAAATCGTGATGAATATCCTTTCCAATTACACGCCGGATTGCATTGTAAGAGCCGAAGTTTCCTGCAAAATTGAAGATTTGAAGGATGATAGTGGCATCTCCAACGAAGAATTTGCGTGGAAATTCAAACGTGCGGTGACGATTGCAGAAATCGAACCTTACAGAGCGACGACGCACAACAAAGGGATTATGAATGGTGTCGATGCAGTAGTTATCGCGACTGGAAATGATTTCCGAGCGACGGAAGCTTGTGCACACGCTTATGCTGCGCGAAACGGGAAGTATTCTTCGCTGACACATTGCACCACGGACAATGGGATTTTCAGATTTTGGATTGACTTGCCAATTTCGGTTGGTGTGGTTGGCGGATTGACGAATCTTCATCCGTTGGTGAAATTCTCATTGGCTCTTCTTGGAAAACCATCTGCTCAGGAATTGATGAGTATTTTGGCGGTTTCCGGATTGGCGCAGAATTTTGGAGCGCTTCGTTCTTTGGTGACGACAGGAATCCAGAAAGGTCATATGAAAATGCACCTTTTCAACATTTTGAATCAATTTGGTGCGACAGAAGAGGAGAAACAGCATTTTGTGACCTACTTCAAAGACAAGACGGTGAGCCATCACGAGGTGATTTCGGAGTTGGAAAAATTGAGAAATAAATAGATTTATGTTTGGACTCGCATTATCAGCATTAATCTTGATTTTCGGAATATTTCTGAAAACGACAAACAATCCCGGATTCGCAAGTTCGAAGCGGTTTTCTTGGCTGTTCATTATCTTGGGAATCATCACATTGGTTGGGGAAATTGTTATTTTAAATCAAAAAGGGGAATTATAAATTGTAGAAACCGTCAGTCATTGCAGTATTAAAAATTAGGTAAAATAAATGTGGTATATCTTCGACAATTCTAATTCAATTGGTAAAAAAGGTTCTGAAGGAGGAATTATTCTTTCAGACTTTGAAAATAGCAATGGTGCGAGAATAACAATTGAACAAGATGGCAACATTGCATCTTTTTCTGTAACAATCGGAATTTACAACCTGATGTTTCACACTTATTTTTGTAGTTCCGAACAAGAAGCGATTTCTTTTAGAGAAGAAACTATAGAAAAAATTGATAACATATTTAACTTATTGAAAGTAGATAACGAAAATAGAAATGAAGAATGGGAAATTAATTTAAATCATAAAATAGAAGAAATTTGTAAAAATTAAATTATGAAAAACTTAACTCTGATCATCGGCGGAATCTACGGTTTATTGTCCGTAGTTCTTGGTGCATTTGGCGCGCACGCCTTCAAAAAAATATTATCAATCGAAAGACTGGAAAGCTTTGAAACGGGTGTTCGTTATCAAATGTATGCGGCGTTTTTCCTTTTGATTGTAGGTTATATTCTAAAATTCGAAACGACTTCTGAGAAATGGATTTCCATCTTGATGATCGCGGGAACTTTTATATTTTCTGTGAGCATTTATTGCCTGGCTTTTCAGGATGTTTGGGGCGTTAATCTTAAATTCCTTGGACCAATCACACCTCTTGGCGGATTGTTTATGATCATCAGTTGGGGAATGTTGATCTGGTATTTTGCCAAGGCTAAATTTTAAATGAAACTATTAGTTTTTCTTTTTTTAGTTCTTTCTTTTGGCTTTATTAAAGGCCAGAAAATACATTCTATTTATGTATTAATTAAAAAAGAAAAATTTGCAAATCATTATAAAAATTACATTGAACGTGACAGCTTAGTCTTGTACAAAGATTCTACCTTTAGAAAGGAAAATCATTATAGTGGGTTCGATGAAATTGACAAAAGTATTCTATTTGGCAAATGGAAATTTTCTAAAAAATCACTACAGTTAATAATTCAAAAAAGAGAAGATTCTTTTAGAATAACAATGTTAAATGAAACTCAAATCATCAATAGAAGCCAATTAAGGAAATATAAAAAATCAAATCAATAAATGTTCTTCATCTTCGGAATCAAAACCAAACTCGTGGGAAAAGAAGACCGTAAAGTCTTGAAAAATGGCTTTATGGCGAATGCTATTGTGTCGGTCTACAAAAATTATTTCGAGTTGTTTTTCATTCCGATTTTTCCGTTCAGTAAGAAATACAGCATTTACATTCCGCATTCGGATGAGTATTATGAGACCGGATTTGGCTCTTCGAATATGCCGAAAGAATATCTGGAACTTTGTAAAGAAGTTGGAAGGAACTACTGAAAACCCAAGCTGTGTGAGCGATGTTAGCGGAAATCCCGGAATACGCGCTGGCCAAAGCCAAGGAATGAGGAATTGCAGCGGTCGTAGCGACCCGAGCGGCTGGAACTTGGCGCTGGCGAGGGACACACCCAGATAATAGTGAAAACTGATTTCAATCAGACATTTATGTAATGTAATTCGACACTTTTTCTTAAATTTGTGAATCTTATAAAATCTAAAAATTAATCAATAATATATTATGAATCTTCACGAGTATCAATCAAAAGAGATTTTAGCAAAATACGGGGTTAATATCCAACGTGGTTTTGTTGCAAACAATGTGGACGAAGCTGTGTCTGCTGCCGAAAAACTTACTGCTGAAACTGGAGCGCAAGCTTGGGTGGTAAAAGCTCAGATCCACGCTGGTGGTAGAGGAAAAGGTGGCGGTGTAAAGTTCTCTCCAAATATGGACAAACTGAAAGAAAACGCTGGAAACATCATCGGAATGCAATTGATCACACCTCAGACTTCTTCTGAAGGTAAAAAAGTACATTCTGTTTTGGTAGCTGAAGATGTATATTATCCTGGAGAATCTGAAACTAAAGAATTTTATGTTTCTATCCTTCTAGACAGAGCTTTAGGAAAAAACACGATCGTTTATTCTACAGAAGGTGGGATGGACATCGAGCACGTTGCAGAAGTGACGCCTCACTTGATCCACAAAGAAGTGATTGATGCGGCTTACGGATTGCAAGGTTTCCAGGCTAGAAAAATTGCTTTCGGACTTGGTCTTGAAGGGAATGCTTTCAAAGAATTCACAAAATTCATCACGTCTCTTTACAACGCTTACATCGGGATCGATGCCTCTCTTTTCGAAATCAACCCGGTTCTAAAGACTTCTGACAACAAAATTATCGCTGTAGATGCAAAAGTAACTTTGGACGACAACTCATTGTTCCGTCACAAAGACCTTGCTGAATTGAGAGATACAAGAGAAGAAGATCCATTGGACGTAGAAGCTGGCGAAGCTGGACTTAACTTCGTGAAGTTGGACGGAAACGTGGCTTGTATGGTAAACGGAGCTGGTCTTGCAATGGCAACTATGGATATCATCAAATTATCTGGCGGAAATCCTGCAAACTTCTTGGACGTAGGTGGAACTGCTGATGCACAGAGAGTTCAGACTGCTTTCGGAATCATCTTGAGAGACCCGAACGTAAAAGCGATCTTGATCAACATCTTCGGAGGGATCGTAAGATGCGACAGAGTGGCGCAAGGTGTTGTAGACGCTTACCACGCAATGGGAAGCCTTCCAGTGCCATTGATCGTAAGATTGCAAGGAACCAACGCTGTAGAAGCTAAAAAACTAATTGACGAGTCTGGACTTCCTGTTCACTCTGCAATTACTTTGGACGAAGCTGCAAACAAAGTAAAAGAAGTTCTTGCTAGCTAAGAATTTTCTAAAATAAATATCAGATCCGTTCAATTTTTTGAGCGGATTTTTTTGTGTCTTCATTTGGGCAGCTTTTCCGCCTTCCACTCCCGCTATTTTTCCCGCCGCATTTCCCGCCGCAAAAAATGAGCTCCGTTAAAGTCGGGCTGCGAGGTTCACAATAATGTAGAATTTGGTTTCTCAAGTCTCATTTCCATTTAATATAATATTTTCCAAAATAAAATAAGAAAGAACACCGTTTCAAATTTAGGAACGGTTTTTTAATTCAATACCTTAGACTGAAACGATGAAAAATATCTACATTCCAAATCCTTGCTCGGAGAACTGGCACGAAATGAATCCAGAAGAAAAAGGCAAATTCTGCTATGTCTGTAGCAAATGCGTGATAGATTTTACAGAAAAGAACACTCAGGAAATTCAACAAATCATTGAAGAAAAATCAAATGAAAGTGTTTGCGGAAGATTCTACAATTATCAGTTAAATATTGAAGATTCGAAAACTTTAAAATTGAAAGACAAGTTTTTCAAATATATTCCTGCGAGTTTTCAGAATAATAGAATTTCGCTGGGCTTATTTTCATTAATACTATTCCTAACAGGTTGTGCTAAAGAAAAAGAAAGTAGTGTCGCTACGACTGGCGTTGTATTGGCAGAAGAAGATATTCTTTCAAAAAATAATGATTATGTAATGGGAGAAGCGCTCATCGAAAATGATTCTGTTGCAAAAATGCCTGAAAAAGATAGTGTTGCATTAAAGAAAAAATCGAAATAAACGTAAAAAAAAAAAAGACAGCCAAAAAGCTGTCTTAATAATTTATTTTAAATGAGGTCAGTAATTCTTAACCAAACCTTTTACAAGCTTAATCACATTTGGCATCGCTTTGTTTGCTGCTTCCAAAACTTCCTCGTGAGAAACTGCAAAGGCAATATCCGGTCCGCCAAGATCGGTAATGATCGACAAACAGAAACAATCCATTCCCTGATGTTTTGCAACAATCACTTCCGGAACAGTACTCATTCCGACTGCATCTCCGCCAATTGCTTTAATCATGCCGTATTCTGCTGGTGTTTCAAAAGTTGGTCCTGATAAAGCCACATAAACACCTTCTTTGACATCAATATTTTCTTCTACAGCAATTGACTTAGCCAATTGAATCATCTTGCGATTGTAAGGTTCACTCATATCTACGAAACGTGGTCCGAATTCGTCGATATTTTTACCTCTTAGTGGATGTTCTGGCAACATATTGATATGATCTGTTACAATCATAATATCTGCCACTTTGAAGTTCGGATTCACGCCGCCGCAAGCATTGGAAAGGATTAGATTTTTAATTCCCAACAAATGAAAAACTCTGAATGGAAAAGTGACGGTTTCAATCGAATGACCTTCGTAATAATGAAAACGGCCGCTCATCATCAAAACTTTTTTGCCTTCCAGAATTCCGTAGATTAATTTTCCGCCGTGACCAACAACTGTTGTCTGTGGGAAATTGGGAATATCTTTATAATCTAAAGTATGAATCGCCTCTACCTCGTGCTGAAGTTTTCCTAAACCAGAACCCAATACAATTGCAAAATCCGGTGTTTCCCCGATAATGCTCTTGATAAATTCTGCTGTTTCTTTATACTTTTCTAACATAGTTTTGAATGATCTGGTTAAACTCTTCGCGCTTGTCAATCTCTACATTGATTGGCCAATAAAAAATCTTGTTTCGAAGATAATCAAAAGTCTTGAGGCGTACATAATCT belongs to Chryseobacterium sp. KACC 21268 and includes:
- a CDS encoding TonB-dependent receptor; its protein translation is MKKLSFLFLFSTVFYFSQKSDSVALISEVKIDAYKKPVSFIASTKSVSVVSENLLSQNPPDRLLESVNQIAGARMEERSPGSYRIAVRGSSLRSPFGVRNVKVYLDDFILSDASGNTYFNQISPDLIHKIEIYKGPESGDFGAVTGGTLLLQTQNSDDLSLNLSSGSYGTFNESINFSKQLGKHFFQVYQNYYRTDSYREQSAVERKQIFIKDNFKYSDKGELKAMLLFSDLDYETPGGLTLAQMDANRKQARPATATLPGAKEQNAGIRNKMILAGLSNQYQLTNGLSHFVLVQGSYVDFENPFITNFENRFESNYALRTHFNYEKNWDRVSAEWRLGYEGATNPIYIKNFNNNLGTEGNPQNFDKLRNNSGFYFLSQKLNFNERLFTDISISLNSNSYKWEKIFPTSETGNVKFKNQWLPNFGMTYVLDKGFSVRGKIGKGNSAPTNEEIRSSNQEFNLNLVPEYGWNKEIGVRKQFGNTVFVELNYFDFRMKDAIVRRQNDAGQEYFVNQGNTVQKGWEFLLESKRFDLKNEILSHFKFRFSGSLYDFKFKNYVQGTSDFSGNALTGVPKTTINSLLNFTFFKKLSIDYSQFLTSKIPLTDANSVWSEPSLVSNIQFRYPIKFEKSRLDLFFQIQNLYNEDYVLGFDINAFGNRFYNPSAKRNFVVGANIQL
- a CDS encoding putative DNA modification/repair radical SAM protein — translated: MNFDRTKEKLEILADAAKYDVSCSSSGGKRKNNGGLGDSSASGICHTYTEDGRCVSLLKILLTNHCIYDCIYCVSRKSNDIKRAAFTVEEVVDLTISFYRRNYIEGLFLSSGIFKDADTTMERLVRVAKKLRNEHNFNGYIHLKSIPGASDILMQEAALYADRLSVNLEIPTESGLKLLAPDKNREDMLQPMRIVQKGIQQYKDEKKIIKSVPKFAPAGQSTQMIVGATNENDLQIIKVADHFYQNYGMKRVYYSGYIPVTSDNRLPAITAEVPVLRENRLYQSDWLMRFYGFKADEILDSNMPFLDLEVDPKLSWALRHLDQFPVNLQTADYKMILRIPGIGVKTAMKIVSSRRFQVLNIDNLKKLGAAVNRAKYFIDFSYGNPFLKHLTDLNLRKLIIGGSQSKFQNQFSQQLTLF
- a CDS encoding type II toxin-antitoxin system RelE/ParE family toxin; the protein is MSKEFYILSEIANEDLEDIFDYTMNEFGFEQAEKYLTEIEDVFQSLLTNPELGKTRNEIKIGLYSFPKDHHLIFYRILDNHIRIVRVFHGSRDVPRYF
- the sucC gene encoding ADP-forming succinate--CoA ligase subunit beta yields the protein MNLHEYQSKEILAKYGVNIQRGFVANNVDEAVSAAEKLTAETGAQAWVVKAQIHAGGRGKGGGVKFSPNMDKLKENAGNIIGMQLITPQTSSEGKKVHSVLVAEDVYYPGESETKEFYVSILLDRALGKNTIVYSTEGGMDIEHVAEVTPHLIHKEVIDAAYGLQGFQARKIAFGLGLEGNAFKEFTKFITSLYNAYIGIDASLFEINPVLKTSDNKIIAVDAKVTLDDNSLFRHKDLAELRDTREEDPLDVEAGEAGLNFVKLDGNVACMVNGAGLAMATMDIIKLSGGNPANFLDVGGTADAQRVQTAFGIILRDPNVKAILINIFGGIVRCDRVAQGVVDAYHAMGSLPVPLIVRLQGTNAVEAKKLIDESGLPVHSAITLDEAANKVKEVLAS
- a CDS encoding TIGR03915 family putative DNA repair protein, coding for MVTLLYDGSFDGLLTTVFEVFEYKYKDVEIRNRERFQQENMFAEMHEVVTQNEKSDRVLKKLETSIGKSGIKQLLMVFLSELPESEDLIFSAIKQSIKSPDDNVLQNFANDDILQISKICKSVSRERHRMTAFVRFEKMKDDIYFAKIDPDFDVLPLIRKHFKDRYADQKWMIYDLKRHYGLFYDLENCEFFYPDSSFNLNQYQQKFHEEEINYQELWKSYFTKTNIKERKNIKLHVQHVPKRYWKYLTEKF
- a CDS encoding hydroxymethylglutaryl-CoA reductase, degradative yields the protein MNHQPVEGFSKLSKQGKIDWLIKEYLDGNKEHETVLTQYWNENPDLQKLHDEFSENTISNFFMPYGIAPNFLIDGKLLALPMAVEESSVVAAASKAAKFWIDKGGFKTTIINTEKLGHTHFIFKTEAHKLLHFFNFKLKKKLLEATEDITKNMRNRGGGILNIKLIDKTAELEDYFQLKASFDTVDSMGANFINSCLEQFGKTLKEEVANEESFSQEEKDSLQIVMNILSNYTPDCIVRAEVSCKIEDLKDDSGISNEEFAWKFKRAVTIAEIEPYRATTHNKGIMNGVDAVVIATGNDFRATEACAHAYAARNGKYSSLTHCTTDNGIFRFWIDLPISVGVVGGLTNLHPLVKFSLALLGKPSAQELMSILAVSGLAQNFGALRSLVTTGIQKGHMKMHLFNILNQFGATEEEKQHFVTYFKDKTVSHHEVISELEKLRNK
- a CDS encoding DUF423 domain-containing protein; this translates as MKNLTLIIGGIYGLLSVVLGAFGAHAFKKILSIERLESFETGVRYQMYAAFFLLIVGYILKFETTSEKWISILMIAGTFIFSVSIYCLAFQDVWGVNLKFLGPITPLGGLFMIISWGMLIWYFAKAKF
- a CDS encoding type II toxin-antitoxin system ParD family antitoxin codes for the protein MNVSFTKKQENYISEQIESGDFQNASEVVRDALRLHEVYRHRIIQDLRNEIEKGWDGNSSSRSIKEIIKSKKKDNSNV
- a CDS encoding tetratricopeptide repeat protein, whose protein sequence is MKSIFTYLSILFFGILTAQSSSPEIKKCLNEKDYHCAEKLTKEFIAKEKNPLKLAQHYSNLGMIVRRMNKYDEALIYLNKAIQYDNSYVFPYLNRGFLYFNMNKLDESLTDYNKALELEPNNDKALTNRAKVYDKQGKYDLAIKDVEKAIKINPKSIEAFVSLALIKKHQGKIDEALNDFSNLINQYPNDEILYNNRADIYNTQKKYTEALNDIEKSISIDSKYTIAYVTKGEILQNQNKKKEACENFAKALALGFDKSKIENSTKDCNK